A DNA window from Synchiropus splendidus isolate RoL2022-P1 chromosome 2, RoL_Sspl_1.0, whole genome shotgun sequence contains the following coding sequences:
- the LOC128753648 gene encoding protein O-GlcNAcase-like isoform X2: MATPSEEKGQTGKRRFLSGVVEGFYGRPWTMEQRTDLFKREQKLGLNTYLYAPKDDYKHRMYWRELYSAGEADQLMALISAAKKHNVEFVYAISPGLDITFSNPKEVAALKRKLDQVRQFGCRSFSLLFDDIESEMCPADKQAFSSFAHAQVALTNEIYQHLGEPETFLFCPTDYCAAFCIPDVAQSSYLHTVGDNLLPGIDILWTGPKVVSNKIPVESIDEVSSVLKRAPVIWDNIHANDYDPQRLFLGPYKDRSTELIPKLRGVLTNPNCEFHPNFVAIHSLATWCKTSPDGDQRDVEMGDEEEDPCYSPQKALTLALTDWLQEFLLTDQPRVTSAGARPASSSLRKDPSEEEPMQTDMGDSPYVPGPGENPLYTAEPLTLDDLRLLSDLFYLPYEHGPKARSMLQELDWLKSHCGALSADAAQTAEWCSRAQQFDEMCESVVQMFNRLSNAPNRNILYDLYNYICDIKSGVGMARAYVKTLGGRGRPSMQLMNDDPEPWSFRGGLSGEFQRMLPGHGSRDLFRHPPRTAVYCTRPYCPEDQVEVQRIYREMLQDTTQPPLISDSLSTGEISPSPLCALVLEDDLGLCGYTLALTDAKSVAAKIQRVISDSVFEDFPSLVTAQVLPRVTDPTPVRRMIGQLLSSVRSTGSRGVFCELRHSDRRMVDFFTKLETFKTVQTDCEHTVVMATSL, from the exons ATGGCTACACCGAGCGAAGAGAAGGGCCAGACCGGGAAGAGGCGCTTCCTCAGCGGGGTGGTTGAAG GTTTTTATGGGCGTCCATGGACTATGGAGCAAAGAACAGACCTTTTCAAACG GGAGCAGAAGTTGGGCCTGAACACATATCTGTACGCACCCAAGGATGACTACAAGCACAGGATGTACTGGAGAGAGCTGTACTCTGCTGGAGAAGCAG ATCAACTCATGGCTCTGATATCTGCCGCGAAAAAGCACAATGTGGAGTTCGTATACGCCATCTCTCCTGGCCTGGACATTACATTCTCCAACCCGAAAGAGGTTGCGGCTCTCAAGAGGAAGCTGGACCAG GTGAGACAGTTCGGCTGCCGCTCCTTCTCTTTACTCTTCGATGACATTGAGTCGGAGATGTGTCCAGCGGACAAACAAGCCTTCAGCTCCTTCGCACACGCTCAGGTGGCGCTCACTAATGAGATCTACCAACATTTAGGAGAACCTGAGACCTTCCTCTTCTGTCCCACCG ATTACTGTGCTGCGTTTTGCATTCCCGACGTGGCCCAGTCCTCTTACCTGCACACTGTGGGAGACAATCTGCTGCCTGGGATTGACATACTGTGGACAG GTCCAAAAGTAGTGTCCAACAAAATTCCAGTTGAGTCCATCGACGAGGTTTCGTCAGTGTTAAAGCGAGCACCCGTCATCTGGGACAATATTCACGCCAACGACTACGACCCACAGAGGCTTTTTCTGGGACCTTACAAG GATCGTTCCACTGAGCTGATCCCCAAATTGAGAGGGGTGCTCACCAACCCCAACTGTGAGTTTCATCCGAATTTTGTCGCCATCCACTCTTTAGCGACTTGGTGCAAAACGTCCCCCGATGGAGATCAGCGGGACGTGGAGATGG gtgatgaggaggaagaccCGTGCTACAGTCCCCAAAAAGCTCTGACGCTGGCTCTCACTGACTGGCTGCAGGAGTTTCTCCTGACAGATCAGCCCAGAG TGACCTCTGCAGGTGCTCGTCCTGCTTCGTCCAGCCTCAGAAAAGACCCCTCTGAAGAGGAGCCCATGCAGACAGACATGGGGGACAGCCCCTATGTTCCAGGGCCTGGAGAGAACCCTCTATACACGGCTGAGCCACTAACTTTGGACGACCTGCGGCTGCTGTCGGACCTCTTCTACCTGCCGTACGAACACGGCCCGAAGGCCAGGAGCatgctgcaggagctggactGGCTAAAATCCCACTGCGGAGCCCTTTCAGCTGACGCGGCCCAG ACGGCAGAGTGGTGCTCACGTGCGCAGCAGTTCGACGAGATGTGCGAGTCGGTGGTGCAGATGTTCAACCGACTGTCCAACGCCCCCAACCGCAACATTCTCTACGACCTCTACAATTACATCTGTGACATCAAGAGCGGCGTCGGCATGGCACGGGCCTACGTGAAGACTTTGG GAGGACGGGGCCGACCCTCCATGCAGCTAATGAACGATGACCCTGAACCCTGGAGCTTTAGAGGAGGTCTCTCCGGAGAGTTCCAG AGGATGCTTCCGGGTCATGGAAGCAGGGATCTATTCAGGCATCCACCGAGGACGGCTGTGTACTGCACAAGACCCTACTGCCCAGAGGACCAG GTGGAAGTTCAGAGAATATACAGGGAGATGCTTCAGGACACAACACAGCCTCCTCTGATCAGTGACAG TCTGTCCACAGGTGAGATCTCTCCATCGCCTCTTTGTGCTCTTGTGCTGGAGGATGACTTGGGCCTGTGCGGTTACACTCTGGCTCTCACCGATGCTAAATCAGTGGCCGCCAAAATCCAG AGGGTGATAAGTGACTCTGTGTTTGAGGACTTTCCTTCACTGGTCACTGCTCAAGTGCTTCCACGAGTCACTGACCCCACACCAGTCAGGCGTATGATTGGTCAGTTGTTGTCTTCCGTACGGAGCACTG GGTCAAGGGGAGTCTTCTGTGAGCTGAGACACAGCGATCGGAGAATGGTGGATTTCTTCACCAAACTCGAAACCTTCAAAACCGTCCAAACAGACTGTGAGCATACGGTCGTCATGGCAACAAGCTTGTAG
- the LOC128753648 gene encoding protein O-GlcNAcase-like isoform X1 yields the protein MATPSEEKGQTGKRRFLSGVVEGFYGRPWTMEQRTDLFKREQKLGLNTYLYAPKDDYKHRMYWRELYSAGEADQLMALISAAKKHNVEFVYAISPGLDITFSNPKEVAALKRKLDQVRQFGCRSFSLLFDDIESEMCPADKQAFSSFAHAQVALTNEIYQHLGEPETFLFCPTDYCAAFCIPDVAQSSYLHTVGDNLLPGIDILWTGPKVVSNKIPVESIDEVSSVLKRAPVIWDNIHANDYDPQRLFLGPYKDRSTELIPKLRGVLTNPNCEFHPNFVAIHSLATWCKTSPDGDQRDVEMGDEEEDPCYSPQKALTLALTDWLQEFLLTDQPRGARPASSSLRKDPSEEEPMQTDMGDSPYVPGPGENPLYTAEPLTLDDLRLLSDLFYLPYEHGPKARSMLQELDWLKSHCGALSADAAQVCESTLQGWTSFSLFGAFQTAEWCSRAQQFDEMCESVVQMFNRLSNAPNRNILYDLYNYICDIKSGVGMARAYVKTLGGRGRPSMQLMNDDPEPWSFRGGLSGEFQRMLPGHGSRDLFRHPPRTAVYCTRPYCPEDQVEVQRIYREMLQDTTQPPLISDSLSTGEISPSPLCALVLEDDLGLCGYTLALTDAKSVAAKIQRVISDSVFEDFPSLVTAQVLPRVTDPTPVRRMIGQLLSSVRSTGSRGVFCELRHSDRRMVDFFTKLETFKTVQTDCEHTVVMATSL from the exons ATGGCTACACCGAGCGAAGAGAAGGGCCAGACCGGGAAGAGGCGCTTCCTCAGCGGGGTGGTTGAAG GTTTTTATGGGCGTCCATGGACTATGGAGCAAAGAACAGACCTTTTCAAACG GGAGCAGAAGTTGGGCCTGAACACATATCTGTACGCACCCAAGGATGACTACAAGCACAGGATGTACTGGAGAGAGCTGTACTCTGCTGGAGAAGCAG ATCAACTCATGGCTCTGATATCTGCCGCGAAAAAGCACAATGTGGAGTTCGTATACGCCATCTCTCCTGGCCTGGACATTACATTCTCCAACCCGAAAGAGGTTGCGGCTCTCAAGAGGAAGCTGGACCAG GTGAGACAGTTCGGCTGCCGCTCCTTCTCTTTACTCTTCGATGACATTGAGTCGGAGATGTGTCCAGCGGACAAACAAGCCTTCAGCTCCTTCGCACACGCTCAGGTGGCGCTCACTAATGAGATCTACCAACATTTAGGAGAACCTGAGACCTTCCTCTTCTGTCCCACCG ATTACTGTGCTGCGTTTTGCATTCCCGACGTGGCCCAGTCCTCTTACCTGCACACTGTGGGAGACAATCTGCTGCCTGGGATTGACATACTGTGGACAG GTCCAAAAGTAGTGTCCAACAAAATTCCAGTTGAGTCCATCGACGAGGTTTCGTCAGTGTTAAAGCGAGCACCCGTCATCTGGGACAATATTCACGCCAACGACTACGACCCACAGAGGCTTTTTCTGGGACCTTACAAG GATCGTTCCACTGAGCTGATCCCCAAATTGAGAGGGGTGCTCACCAACCCCAACTGTGAGTTTCATCCGAATTTTGTCGCCATCCACTCTTTAGCGACTTGGTGCAAAACGTCCCCCGATGGAGATCAGCGGGACGTGGAGATGG gtgatgaggaggaagaccCGTGCTACAGTCCCCAAAAAGCTCTGACGCTGGCTCTCACTGACTGGCTGCAGGAGTTTCTCCTGACAGATCAGCCCAGAG GTGCTCGTCCTGCTTCGTCCAGCCTCAGAAAAGACCCCTCTGAAGAGGAGCCCATGCAGACAGACATGGGGGACAGCCCCTATGTTCCAGGGCCTGGAGAGAACCCTCTATACACGGCTGAGCCACTAACTTTGGACGACCTGCGGCTGCTGTCGGACCTCTTCTACCTGCCGTACGAACACGGCCCGAAGGCCAGGAGCatgctgcaggagctggactGGCTAAAATCCCACTGCGGAGCCCTTTCAGCTGACGCGGCCCAGGTCTGTGAGTCCACGCTCCAGGGGTGGACATCGTTCTCACTGTTTGGTGCGTTTCAGACGGCAGAGTGGTGCTCACGTGCGCAGCAGTTCGACGAGATGTGCGAGTCGGTGGTGCAGATGTTCAACCGACTGTCCAACGCCCCCAACCGCAACATTCTCTACGACCTCTACAATTACATCTGTGACATCAAGAGCGGCGTCGGCATGGCACGGGCCTACGTGAAGACTTTGG GAGGACGGGGCCGACCCTCCATGCAGCTAATGAACGATGACCCTGAACCCTGGAGCTTTAGAGGAGGTCTCTCCGGAGAGTTCCAG AGGATGCTTCCGGGTCATGGAAGCAGGGATCTATTCAGGCATCCACCGAGGACGGCTGTGTACTGCACAAGACCCTACTGCCCAGAGGACCAG GTGGAAGTTCAGAGAATATACAGGGAGATGCTTCAGGACACAACACAGCCTCCTCTGATCAGTGACAG TCTGTCCACAGGTGAGATCTCTCCATCGCCTCTTTGTGCTCTTGTGCTGGAGGATGACTTGGGCCTGTGCGGTTACACTCTGGCTCTCACCGATGCTAAATCAGTGGCCGCCAAAATCCAG AGGGTGATAAGTGACTCTGTGTTTGAGGACTTTCCTTCACTGGTCACTGCTCAAGTGCTTCCACGAGTCACTGACCCCACACCAGTCAGGCGTATGATTGGTCAGTTGTTGTCTTCCGTACGGAGCACTG GGTCAAGGGGAGTCTTCTGTGAGCTGAGACACAGCGATCGGAGAATGGTGGATTTCTTCACCAAACTCGAAACCTTCAAAACCGTCCAAACAGACTGTGAGCATACGGTCGTCATGGCAACAAGCTTGTAG
- the LOC128753648 gene encoding protein O-GlcNAcase-like isoform X3 — MATPSEEKGQTGKRRFLSGVVEGFYGRPWTMEQRTDLFKREQKLGLNTYLYAPKDDYKHRMYWRELYSAGEADQLMALISAAKKHNVEFVYAISPGLDITFSNPKEVAALKRKLDQVRQFGCRSFSLLFDDIESEMCPADKQAFSSFAHAQVALTNEIYQHLGEPETFLFCPTDYCAAFCIPDVAQSSYLHTVGDNLLPGIDILWTGPKVVSNKIPVESIDEVSSVLKRAPVIWDNIHANDYDPQRLFLGPYKDRSTELIPKLRGVLTNPNCEFHPNFVAIHSLATWCKTSPDGDQRDVEMGDEEEDPCYSPQKALTLALTDWLQEFLLTDQPRGARPASSSLRKDPSEEEPMQTDMGDSPYVPGPGENPLYTAEPLTLDDLRLLSDLFYLPYEHGPKARSMLQELDWLKSHCGALSADAAQTAEWCSRAQQFDEMCESVVQMFNRLSNAPNRNILYDLYNYICDIKSGVGMARAYVKTLGGRGRPSMQLMNDDPEPWSFRGGLSGEFQRMLPGHGSRDLFRHPPRTAVYCTRPYCPEDQVEVQRIYREMLQDTTQPPLISDSLSTGEISPSPLCALVLEDDLGLCGYTLALTDAKSVAAKIQRVISDSVFEDFPSLVTAQVLPRVTDPTPVRRMIGQLLSSVRSTGSRGVFCELRHSDRRMVDFFTKLETFKTVQTDCEHTVVMATSL; from the exons ATGGCTACACCGAGCGAAGAGAAGGGCCAGACCGGGAAGAGGCGCTTCCTCAGCGGGGTGGTTGAAG GTTTTTATGGGCGTCCATGGACTATGGAGCAAAGAACAGACCTTTTCAAACG GGAGCAGAAGTTGGGCCTGAACACATATCTGTACGCACCCAAGGATGACTACAAGCACAGGATGTACTGGAGAGAGCTGTACTCTGCTGGAGAAGCAG ATCAACTCATGGCTCTGATATCTGCCGCGAAAAAGCACAATGTGGAGTTCGTATACGCCATCTCTCCTGGCCTGGACATTACATTCTCCAACCCGAAAGAGGTTGCGGCTCTCAAGAGGAAGCTGGACCAG GTGAGACAGTTCGGCTGCCGCTCCTTCTCTTTACTCTTCGATGACATTGAGTCGGAGATGTGTCCAGCGGACAAACAAGCCTTCAGCTCCTTCGCACACGCTCAGGTGGCGCTCACTAATGAGATCTACCAACATTTAGGAGAACCTGAGACCTTCCTCTTCTGTCCCACCG ATTACTGTGCTGCGTTTTGCATTCCCGACGTGGCCCAGTCCTCTTACCTGCACACTGTGGGAGACAATCTGCTGCCTGGGATTGACATACTGTGGACAG GTCCAAAAGTAGTGTCCAACAAAATTCCAGTTGAGTCCATCGACGAGGTTTCGTCAGTGTTAAAGCGAGCACCCGTCATCTGGGACAATATTCACGCCAACGACTACGACCCACAGAGGCTTTTTCTGGGACCTTACAAG GATCGTTCCACTGAGCTGATCCCCAAATTGAGAGGGGTGCTCACCAACCCCAACTGTGAGTTTCATCCGAATTTTGTCGCCATCCACTCTTTAGCGACTTGGTGCAAAACGTCCCCCGATGGAGATCAGCGGGACGTGGAGATGG gtgatgaggaggaagaccCGTGCTACAGTCCCCAAAAAGCTCTGACGCTGGCTCTCACTGACTGGCTGCAGGAGTTTCTCCTGACAGATCAGCCCAGAG GTGCTCGTCCTGCTTCGTCCAGCCTCAGAAAAGACCCCTCTGAAGAGGAGCCCATGCAGACAGACATGGGGGACAGCCCCTATGTTCCAGGGCCTGGAGAGAACCCTCTATACACGGCTGAGCCACTAACTTTGGACGACCTGCGGCTGCTGTCGGACCTCTTCTACCTGCCGTACGAACACGGCCCGAAGGCCAGGAGCatgctgcaggagctggactGGCTAAAATCCCACTGCGGAGCCCTTTCAGCTGACGCGGCCCAG ACGGCAGAGTGGTGCTCACGTGCGCAGCAGTTCGACGAGATGTGCGAGTCGGTGGTGCAGATGTTCAACCGACTGTCCAACGCCCCCAACCGCAACATTCTCTACGACCTCTACAATTACATCTGTGACATCAAGAGCGGCGTCGGCATGGCACGGGCCTACGTGAAGACTTTGG GAGGACGGGGCCGACCCTCCATGCAGCTAATGAACGATGACCCTGAACCCTGGAGCTTTAGAGGAGGTCTCTCCGGAGAGTTCCAG AGGATGCTTCCGGGTCATGGAAGCAGGGATCTATTCAGGCATCCACCGAGGACGGCTGTGTACTGCACAAGACCCTACTGCCCAGAGGACCAG GTGGAAGTTCAGAGAATATACAGGGAGATGCTTCAGGACACAACACAGCCTCCTCTGATCAGTGACAG TCTGTCCACAGGTGAGATCTCTCCATCGCCTCTTTGTGCTCTTGTGCTGGAGGATGACTTGGGCCTGTGCGGTTACACTCTGGCTCTCACCGATGCTAAATCAGTGGCCGCCAAAATCCAG AGGGTGATAAGTGACTCTGTGTTTGAGGACTTTCCTTCACTGGTCACTGCTCAAGTGCTTCCACGAGTCACTGACCCCACACCAGTCAGGCGTATGATTGGTCAGTTGTTGTCTTCCGTACGGAGCACTG GGTCAAGGGGAGTCTTCTGTGAGCTGAGACACAGCGATCGGAGAATGGTGGATTTCTTCACCAAACTCGAAACCTTCAAAACCGTCCAAACAGACTGTGAGCATACGGTCGTCATGGCAACAAGCTTGTAG